The window TGCTCTTGCAGGAATTCAATTTAGACGAACTCGGCCTGTTCTCTGTTTGAAGGATATTGTGGCGATTCATCCGACTCAATACGCGTCTGAAAGGATTATTGGTCGATTGAAGCTTATTAAACAAGGAACTCCGTTGTTCATGGTATATATCTGTTGTTTTGTGTGTATGTGTAAGTGGTTAGCTAATTAATCTTCTTGTATTTTTGAGCTGGAGGTTGTGTATTTTTTTGTAGACATGGATTCCGTACAAAGGACAGAGCTCAAATGCGAGGGTTTCTGAAAATGGTAAGATTTCAGTTGAGGTATTTGCAGGataatttgtgaattttgtgtcCATGTATTGATAGTTAGCTTTGTTTATTGCAGACAAGAATCTTTATACTATAAGGGCAGTGCCTTTTACAGAGATTAGGTCGATTCGCAGGCACACTTCTACCCTTGGGTGGCAATACGTAATTGTTGTTCTGTCATCAGGTGTTGTTTTTACATTGATTCTGTACATGCAATCATAttagtatattaataatttttatgcaaaTACTCTCTGTTTGCTTCATTTTCTTATTTGTTATTTTCCTTTGGCAGGTTTAGCTTTTCCTCctctttatttttataatggAGGAGTTCAAGATTTTCTTGCTACAATAAAAGAAACATGTTCATCTTGTCAGGTTTGTTATAATAACAGTTAATTGTTGAATTTTTATCTTTTATGCAATTAAAAATTTGTTGATGGTTTTATATGCTAAACCGGTAACAGAAGTACCTTATGGATACACTTAAAGATAAGATGACCCATACAATTGTGTTAATGTTTGATTGGTAAAATCTGAAATATGGAATGGGGCCTGTTTATTTGCTCTAGAAAGTCATTCTAGCTCTTCTAGGGAAGTCCACTGCTTGAATGCTGAAAGTCTTTATTTTGATAATGTACCAATGACACTTGAATGATATACATGAAGATTTATCGAAACTGTCATTGCTAGGACACTACAAAAAATATCTGTCGTATCTCTTGGTATACAATacctaaatttatttatgagttAATTATCAATTAGGTCACTTGCGTCGTTAGACAATATTTAAGTGGGTAAGTAGCTTTCTTTGTTATCCATTGTTTATTTATTCTAAGTTCAGTAATTTAGTTGCTTATAAGGATTgataatttcatctttgttgtgctgatgttcaagtaattcacttATTATATTGGTAAGACTCTTAATTTATGTGAGTGTTTACTTTGCTTGATGCACGATTTTCGAGGCATTTGGTTAATGTCACTGTTTTGTGGGAATTTAGGTTTTTTGCTATGTTTTGTGAACTGTGTTGCAAGTATTCCAGCAGCTGGAAATTGATTATGTGATCGGAGAGAGTCACAAAGAGTTGTTGCCTAATTCTTCTGATCCTGCTGCTATTATTCGAATCTTTGGCGTCACAAGAGAAGGTATCAATTATCATACTGATATGCATCTTTCTAGCTTCTCACAAAAGAGACCCAATCAAATCCTCAGGTCAACTCCTCCACCCCATCTCTACTTACATGCTCTCTATATCTCTATTATATCTGCTACCTATCTATTGTTCAAATTAGTGCTTTTCTGGGGTTTGTCCAACTCCAATATATTGtatgtttaatttaattattgatagTATCAAACTGATAATTgggttatttttattattaatgttcAGATTCTTGGGTTATGTTTGTTTACAATGATTATAATCTTAGGACTATTATTGATTAATGATTACTGTATAGTTCTTTTTCAGGGAAGGTTAATCGAATTTTTCCCCAAGGTGGTATTATATCTGGGGAAATGAACTTCGAATTGGCTGACATTTGAAGAACAATTTTGCAGTGATTATCCTTTTTTTCTCAAAcagaatttgtatattaatCACATTTCCATTTCTGGCAGAGTAATTGAAAAACCTCCTCATCTCTATGACTGTGCTGCAGATTTGCTATGCATGAATTGGGTCTTTCCTCTCGGAAGCCTTACAAGAAATGTGCAAGCTCAAGTATTACTAAAGAATGAAGTTCGAGTCATCCTTGGACCCCAAACTACTCCTGAAACAAATTTTGTTGTTGAGCTTGGAGCAAAATCTCAAGTTCCTATTGTCTCCTTTTCGGCAACAAGCTCTTATCTATCACCTGTGCGGAGCCCTTACTTCATTCAGATGGCAGGGGCTGATTCTTCTCAATTGAAAGCTATTGCTTCCATATTTAAAGGATTTGGATGGAAGGAAGTTATCTTTGTCTACGAAGACACTGGCTACCAAGATGGATTGATTCAATATTTAAGTGATGCAATGAGGGAGGCCGACATTCAGATATCTATGTCAAGTGCTATTTCTATTTCTGCTAATGATTTACAGATAGAAGAAGAACTTCTCAAGTTGAAATCAGCTTCAAGTAGGGTGTTCTTGGTTCATATGGCTCCCCCCCTTGGATCACGATTTTTTCTTCAGGCAGACGCTGCAGGAATGATGAGTGAAGGATATGCATGGTTAACTACTGATGGTTCGAATACGTTTGCTTCTATGGATGCTACAGTTAGAGATGCAATGCAAGGTGTTCTGGGCATAAGGCCTTATGTACCCAAGTCAACAAAGCTTACAGCTTTTAAAATGAGGCGGGGAAGGGAATTGCAATGCACGAAGCCTAAAGCTGAgcttaatatttttggattatgGGCATATGATGTAGTTTGGGCATTAGCTATGGAAGTAGAGAGGGTGACACCAGATCATAATGCAGACCATAAAGAAAATTTAGGCATTTCTGAATTAGGCCCAACATTTTTGAAAGAACTCTTGCGCACTAGGTTCAAGGGCTTAAGCGGAGAATTCAGTCTGGTAAATCGCCAGTTGCAGATATCAGATTTTGAAATACGAAATGTAATAGGGAATGGAGAGCGATCGATAGGCTATTGGACCCCAGACAGAGGATTGTCGAGAGATCCAGATTCATTGAACATATCTTCGACATATTCAACTTCTGTAAATGTTTTGAGAAGCATCATTTGGCCTGCAGATTCAACTTTCAAGCCGATGTATTGGGCAGTACCCACATCAGGGAAGAGATTGAAAGTGGGGGTTCCAGTGAAAGATGGTTTTACTGAATTTGTGAAACTTCAGCAGTTTCAAAATACTGCGGAGTATAATATCACCGGTTTTTGTGCAGATGTATTccgataattattattaaatttgccATTCAAAATTGAGAATCCTCAATATATCCCTTATTAGAACCTGACTACAGGAAGTGCTGGGAGTTACGATGATCTTCTTACACAGCTTGAAGAAAAGGTAACTATTAGTACATTCTTTTAAAGATTGCGGATATATCATGATGTGGGTGTAATTACATGTTAAGAAGTTTCTTTTAGGCTTTTTTTTTACATAGGTTTCTAGCTCACTTGGCTTCATGATTTCTAACCAATTTTTTTACTATAAACAAATGTAGTAATATGATATTGTGGTAGCTGATGTTACAATATTGCCTAACCGTGCCCAAAGAGTGGACTTTAGTACACCGTACCTTAGAAGAGTAAAATATGATGGAGACGGTGATATTTGGATATTTTTGAAGCCGTTTACTTTAGATCTCTGGCTAACAGTTGCACTTTCTTGTCTTTTTATAGGTGTGGTGATTCTAATATTGGAGCACCGTGCAAATGACCCGGGAAAACTTGAAAAGGTGATTTGGTTTCCATTTGGCTCTCTTGTTTTTGCTGAAAGTAAGGTTTTTATACTCATTAGTTTCTATGAACTTTTCTGCTTTCTCAGTTTGTTTGTTACTTGCTAATGTCTAAATTGGTGTTTGACAGGGAATTTGGTTACTAGCAAATGGTCTCAATTTGTATTTGTGATCTGGTTGTTTACGGCATATATTGTGATGTAGAGTTACACAGCCAACTTATCTTCAAATATGGCTATTTCTTGGCTACAACATTCAACAGACAAGCTTTATTGTATTGGTTTCCAAGATGGTTCTTTCGTGAAGGAGATACTAATCAAGAGATTGGACTTCAACATATCGAGAATTAAGTCTTATGCAAGTGTGGAGCAATATCATGATGCTCTTTCCAAGGGATGCCAGAACGGAGGAGTTGATGCTATACTTGATGAGCTTCCCTCCATCAAGATCTTTCTTGATAAATATGGTAGAACCAATCCTATATTGCCATCTGTTTCATCATTTCATGTAAGGAAATTGTTAATGTTTCCTAACTGAGAATCAAGTCTTTTCACTTCCAACTAAGCCAATATCATTCTTagacttgtattttgaaattaattttgttaatgTGTAACTGTGTAAGTAACTAGTGTGCCAATGCCAAATAAATGTTGTTCTGGGTAATTACAGATTGTTGATTCAGCTTCAGATTGTAGAATATCTGTTAGGAAATTTGAAGTTTTTCTTCTTAGGTTTTTTACCAATGTGAAGGAAGCATAGGTTTATTGTTCCTGAATAAGACTCTTCTGTCTTTCTTCGTTTTATTTTTGAGATCTTACATGTTTTTATAATCTTTGTTGATGGCAATTAGTTCTGTTTCTTGTATTTTATTAAGGTCCCCACTCATTCGGGGGCATGGCAACTTTGGTTCAATGGATGCTGATCAATATAATAAGCCTAACATATGGATGCTGAGCAATGCGTTATACAAACTATAATAAGCATAAGATcgatataatttgtagtccaactttttagttatattttttggtttggtactctccttcaAGTAAATCTTGAATATATGGAGGTCTTTTACTCTTATTTTGTTAAATAGTACTAattactaaaaacactcattacaatcagtgttctaaaaatcaccgagtcggccgagtactcattccgagtactcgtttttaacccctcgtccgatccgagttccgagtaatcgggttcaaaaccgatttattaaaaaatcggtcAGAATTCAgtttgactccgagtactcgagGTCAAAACCGAGTTTGActtattaattttgtattgttttatttgaaaattatttcaaaagagatcaaacgtaaatttttatatattttggtcttttttttgcaaagtattgacattaattagaaagtatatgtgttttatcattaaaacttgtgaatgattattatgttaaaaattatcaaacaagtaacttttatttgaacttcattttttcaagtgtgttattaaaatattaatattattatatagtttataattaatcagtatataactatatatgagagaaaaaattaattaaaaaaaattgccgattagttatccgataactcattccgagtgctctcccgagttccgagtactcatttttctagaaccaaaccgagttggaccgatttccgatttttacaaccttgattacaatacataattatataatatcttataaaaaaaattataatgatgttaaaaataaaattcctttctaactctaatatgTTACATAataaagtgggtgtttgggtggTGTTTTTAAGTCCCATTTCTAGAGTTTTAAGTTACAAGCACTTATTcatactgtttgtgtaaaaagacaaaaaaaacacttataaaaagttaggattcctagcttttgtttcatgaattctaatttttttccaaacactttaatcacttataagtcttaactaacttctaacttttacttcactttttttactttaagtaagaagcatttattttaaactaccCAAACGGCctcaaaatatgaaaaatctgatttaaaattaattaaataataatcatcacatattaataacagaatatatttataaatagataataaaatgtAAAGGTTAAATTTTCATGAGAACGTATAATcggttggttaatataatttaattaaattttaacccattaatacaaatatattaataaaatgatgttaaaatttaaataataaattatgaattatatatgccccgtgcttcgcacgggttataggctagtatgtataaataaaatcttaGGGACTATACTagataatatcataatatatatggTCTCCAATATTTATGCaatcgggttgggtcgggttgGTTCAGggttaaaatatgttaaaacctgacccaacccaatttaatcgggttttttgaaaattaacccATTTAAATTTCGGTTTTGATTGGGTCGGGTTATTCGGCCAAAAACAGGGTTGGTTTGGGTTGGTTTGAGCGGGTTGAGCGGGTTATGTTCACCCCTATCTAGAACTAGTATAAGTAGGACTAACATGTGTGATGTGTGACGTGTCTCCTACTCTCTGTGACTGGAGCTCAAAAGTCAAATTAGTTTGATGCTTGATCTTTCTTTCTCCTTTTTCAAGCTAGTCCAGGaaattaattaagataaaaAGAATTAGCGTCGGAAGAGCCGAGCCTCATCTTTCTTTCTCCTTTTTCAAGCTAGTCCAGGAAATTTCACCGTAATTCTCCTGCGCGATCCCTAtacttttgtttcttttatttttgttcattttctttcaataaaacTCAATATTTTGAGTGCTTGTGTGTCTCTTTTTTTAGAGTGATttattatttcttctttttaagTGTTtcgttatatatttgtttagttatatttgaataaatttgatGTTGAATATGTTAAGATTAGGGGCGGTATTTTCGGGTTACAAGTCGTGTTCGTGTAAGTATTTCGGTCGATTTCTAGTCaaactaaaatcacttaaaattaaataaattaaaaattaaattgtttagaaatgaaattataatttcggATCATTTTGGGTCAATCGGGTGCTTTTCGGGAAAATTTTGTCTCAATAAATTGGGTTGCAGATTAAGTCCAGATCAGATTGAGTTTTGGATCGTATTCAATAT of the Daucus carota subsp. sativus chromosome 4, DH1 v3.0, whole genome shotgun sequence genome contains:
- the LOC108217570 gene encoding glutamate receptor 2.2 isoform X1, which produces MNWVFPLGSLTRNVQAQVLLKNEVRVILGPQTTPETNFVVELGAKSQVPIVSFSATSSYLSPVRSPYFIQMAGADSSQLKAIASIFKGFGWKEVIFVYEDTGYQDGLIQYLSDAMREADIQISMSSAISISANDLQIEEELLKLKSASSRVFLVHMAPPLGSRFFLQADAAGMMSEGYAWLTTDGSNTFASMDATVRDAMQGVLGIRPYVPKSTKLTAFKMRRGRELQCTKPKAELNIFGLWAYDVVWALAMEVERVTPDHNADHKENLGISELGPTFLKELLRTRFKGLSGEFSLVNRQLQISDFEIRNVIGNGERSIGYWTPDRGLSRDPDSLNISSTYSTSVNVLRSIIWPADSTFKPMYWAVPTSGKRLKVGVPVKDGFTEFVKLQQFQNTAEYNITGFCADVFR